A region of uncultured Anaeromusa sp. DNA encodes the following proteins:
- a CDS encoding phage tail assembly chaperone yields MIGDAKAKQVGENIFYIRPISPFKAIGLLGDIQKLIGPALGKGLASFTNGGGDAKSLLDRKVDGSMLAEAFEALAEHVDGAKLENMVRRILDQQFVSVQTPQDDAPARLTEAKANEVFLGCPGDMFTVVAAVLEATYGDFFGKLTSLTGRLGAGGQK; encoded by the coding sequence ATGATAGGAGATGCAAAGGCAAAACAGGTTGGCGAAAATATTTTTTACATTCGCCCCATTTCTCCTTTTAAGGCCATTGGTCTTTTAGGAGATATTCAAAAGCTGATTGGGCCAGCTCTTGGAAAAGGGCTGGCTTCTTTTACAAACGGCGGAGGGGACGCTAAAAGCCTGCTAGACAGAAAAGTAGATGGCTCCATGTTGGCGGAGGCCTTTGAGGCGTTGGCTGAGCATGTGGACGGCGCCAAGTTGGAAAACATGGTCCGCCGTATTTTAGACCAACAATTTGTTTCCGTGCAGACGCCACAGGATGATGCTCCGGCACGCTTGACGGAGGCCAAGGCAAACGAGGTCTTTCTGGGATGCCCCGGTGATATGTTTACGGTGGTGGCCGCTGTATTGGAGGCAACGTATGGAGATTTTTTCGGGAAACTGACCAGCCTTACTGGAAGGCTCGGCGCAGGCGGTCAGAAGTAG
- a CDS encoding PBSX family phage terminase large subunit, protein MAKIKASEKVLPAFQAFWKCCNRKKRRRLYKVLKGGRNSSKSTHIAIRIIWDMMRKPVNALVVRKVASTLETSVYEQLQWAIEYLGVGEYWTPKKSPLKLTYKPTGNSIYFRGADKPEKIKSIKTSKHPIAILWIEELAEFKVEDEVSTIVNSVVRADLPDGLHYDIYYSYNPPKRKQSWVNKKFNTQFLPANVWVHHSTYKDNPYVSKEFIAEAEEVKRKNKSKHDWEYGGEPIGSGVVPFTNLTFRKITDAEIKHFDNIRQGIDWGYAADAFSFVRMHYDKTRRRLYIFGEIYGVKLSNRHVAEQIKKNGWHTAMIIADSAEPKSVDELKGHGIRIKGAEKGPGSVEYGEKWLDDLEEIIIDPIRCPNTAREFEAIDYQTDKDGNIRSRLEDKDNHSIDSCRYGMEDDMRASRSWKGASS, encoded by the coding sequence ATGGCGAAGATTAAAGCGTCAGAGAAAGTGCTCCCTGCGTTTCAGGCGTTTTGGAAATGTTGCAACCGAAAAAAGCGCAGGCGGCTCTATAAGGTTTTAAAGGGCGGGCGTAATAGTTCCAAGTCTACGCACATCGCTATCCGGATTATCTGGGATATGATGCGCAAGCCGGTCAACGCGTTGGTGGTCCGTAAGGTAGCCAGTACGCTGGAAACATCGGTCTATGAGCAGTTACAGTGGGCCATTGAGTATTTGGGCGTCGGTGAGTATTGGACGCCCAAGAAAAGCCCGCTAAAGTTGACGTACAAGCCAACCGGAAACAGCATCTATTTTCGGGGTGCCGATAAGCCGGAGAAGATCAAGTCCATCAAGACCAGCAAGCACCCGATAGCCATTCTATGGATTGAGGAGCTGGCTGAGTTCAAGGTGGAGGATGAGGTTTCCACCATCGTTAACTCGGTTGTGCGTGCGGACCTGCCAGATGGGCTGCACTACGATATTTATTATTCATACAATCCGCCGAAGCGAAAGCAATCTTGGGTAAACAAAAAATTCAATACGCAGTTTCTTCCGGCCAACGTCTGGGTGCATCACAGTACCTACAAGGACAACCCGTATGTATCGAAAGAGTTTATCGCCGAGGCCGAAGAGGTCAAGCGGAAGAACAAATCCAAACATGACTGGGAGTACGGTGGCGAGCCGATCGGCAGCGGCGTGGTGCCGTTTACCAATCTTACGTTCCGAAAAATTACAGATGCAGAAATAAAGCATTTCGACAATATCCGCCAGGGAATTGACTGGGGATATGCGGCGGATGCTTTTTCTTTTGTCAGGATGCACTACGACAAGACGCGCCGCCGGCTGTATATATTCGGCGAGATTTACGGCGTGAAGCTAAGCAACCGACATGTGGCCGAGCAAATCAAGAAAAACGGCTGGCATACTGCCATGATTATTGCCGATTCTGCTGAGCCTAAGTCGGTAGACGAACTGAAAGGCCATGGCATCCGCATAAAAGGAGCCGAAAAGGGTCCTGGCAGCGTAGAGTACGGCGAAAAGTGGCTGGATGACTTGGAAGAAATCATAATTGACCCAATTCGCTGCCCGAATACGGCCCGGGAGTTTGAGGCAATCGACTACCAGACGGATAAGGACGGCAACATCCGAAGCCGCCTGGAAGATAAGGACAATCACAGCATAGATTCCTGCCGCTACGGCATGGAAGACGATATGAGAGCATCGCGCTCTTGGAAGGGGGCATCAAGTTGA
- a CDS encoding phage protein, with the protein MSVRTYSPAKVNVIFAGTELTGFAEDDFIEVEPLGEGIKSVSGPDGEVARALDPDSRVKVTIKLTSASAGNDTLTAQYKLDQSTGSGIAPLLIKDLSGTTLLSAAQAWVTKLPKTTKGKEVGTIEWELETGPADFTVGGNETSGIGSLLGGIFG; encoded by the coding sequence ATGTCTGTAAGAACGTATAGTCCGGCCAAAGTAAACGTCATCTTTGCCGGCACGGAACTGACTGGTTTTGCCGAAGATGATTTTATTGAAGTAGAGCCGTTGGGCGAAGGCATCAAGTCTGTATCTGGACCCGATGGTGAAGTAGCTCGGGCGCTGGATCCAGATTCCCGTGTGAAAGTAACGATCAAGTTGACGTCTGCCAGTGCCGGAAACGACACGCTGACAGCGCAGTATAAGCTGGACCAATCCACGGGCAGCGGCATTGCTCCGTTGCTTATCAAGGACCTTTCCGGCACTACGCTGCTTTCGGCGGCGCAGGCTTGGGTGACCAAGTTGCCCAAAACCACGAAGGGAAAGGAAGTTGGCACTATCGAGTGGGAGCTTGAGACCGGACCAGCTGACTTTACTGTCGGCGGCAACGAAACAAGCGGCATTGGTAGTCTGTTAGGAGGTATCTTCGGATGA
- a CDS encoding ASCH domain-containing protein produces MKAITILQPWASLIACGAKKIETRGWATKYRGPIAIHAGKKDPCKKPWEGMGEFENAVDSVLNKNNLEWRLLPLGSVIAIADLVDVYEMLYKHIPLRHPMEFYDQPEISYEAMVYADEEKTLPVRKEIFHVPAQRFTRPAGGEFKETWLCQNEEEEFKDIGGDELVFGHFATGRYAWLLENVRPITPVPARGQQGLWNWEGRT; encoded by the coding sequence ATGAAAGCCATTACAATCCTGCAGCCGTGGGCCTCGCTAATCGCCTGCGGAGCCAAGAAGATTGAAACAAGGGGATGGGCGACAAAGTACCGTGGCCCGATTGCGATTCATGCGGGGAAAAAAGACCCTTGTAAAAAACCTTGGGAGGGAATGGGAGAATTTGAAAACGCGGTAGATAGCGTACTAAATAAGAATAATCTCGAATGGAGATTATTGCCGCTTGGATCTGTGATTGCCATTGCGGATCTGGTGGACGTTTACGAAATGCTTTACAAACATATTCCATTGCGTCACCCAATGGAATTTTACGATCAACCGGAAATTTCGTATGAGGCAATGGTTTACGCAGACGAAGAAAAAACATTGCCTGTCAGGAAAGAAATTTTTCATGTTCCTGCTCAAAGGTTTACACGTCCTGCTGGTGGAGAATTTAAGGAAACGTGGTTATGCCAAAACGAAGAAGAGGAGTTTAAGGATATTGGCGGGGATGAATTAGTTTTTGGACACTTTGCCACCGGCCGCTACGCCTGGCTCCTCGAAAACGTGCGTCCAATAACGCCGGTACCGGCGAGAGGGCAGCAGGGGCTTTGGAATTGGGAGGGACGGACGTGA
- a CDS encoding DUF3383 family protein, whose amino-acid sequence MANIDRIVNVTISLQTAGITQEGFSTILVAGPHALSLNRVDIFSSADGVLTAGFKSTDLLYKAVADAFSQTPAPKTVKVGRRQVDVVKLTPATVADNAEYSVTLSKKATDGTVSKTKFTYNSSTGATATTIAAGLQTLIAADSTQPVTATADAGVLTLTNKTSGTAFAVELSAYLIITQADPVAALGDDLTAVNNEDSDWYGFAITSRVQADILAAADWAEARKKIFGCCVAEPGAIDAAVTTDTMTKLKDGNYFRTYCFYHADAATDFLELAIMAKSFALEPGQETWANQRLSGVTTDKLNETQAQAALKKNGNTFEPFRNVVITQGGKVAGGEWIDIIRFRDWLEEEIKVRVFRRLLDNKVPYTDGGIAIIENEIRGALLLAQRRGGLAPTEYDEDGTAIPGFTVSVPLSATISANDKANRLLQDVTFKARPSGAIHLVEIRGTLTYDNI is encoded by the coding sequence TTGGCCAATATTGACCGTATTGTCAACGTGACGATTAGCCTGCAGACTGCAGGCATTACCCAAGAGGGATTTTCCACGATTTTAGTCGCAGGGCCGCACGCCTTGAGCCTAAATCGCGTTGATATTTTCAGCAGCGCCGACGGCGTTTTGACTGCAGGTTTTAAGTCGACGGACCTTTTATATAAGGCCGTGGCTGATGCCTTTTCGCAGACTCCGGCTCCGAAAACCGTAAAGGTAGGACGGCGGCAGGTGGATGTGGTGAAGCTGACGCCTGCAACGGTGGCAGATAACGCTGAATACAGCGTGACGCTGTCGAAAAAGGCCACGGATGGAACCGTGAGCAAGACCAAATTCACCTACAACAGCAGTACCGGCGCGACAGCCACGACGATTGCTGCAGGCCTGCAGACGCTTATTGCTGCCGATAGCACGCAGCCGGTTACGGCTACGGCGGATGCTGGGGTGCTGACGTTGACCAATAAGACGTCCGGTACTGCCTTTGCGGTAGAATTGTCGGCGTATCTGATCATTACTCAGGCGGATCCGGTGGCTGCTCTTGGCGATGACCTGACCGCCGTTAACAATGAGGATTCGGATTGGTACGGCTTTGCCATTACCTCCCGGGTGCAGGCGGATATCTTGGCGGCTGCCGATTGGGCGGAGGCGCGGAAGAAGATTTTTGGTTGCTGCGTTGCTGAGCCTGGGGCCATTGATGCGGCGGTTACGACCGACACCATGACCAAGCTCAAAGACGGCAACTATTTCCGCACGTATTGCTTCTATCACGCCGATGCGGCGACAGACTTTCTGGAACTGGCGATTATGGCGAAGAGCTTTGCGCTAGAGCCAGGGCAGGAAACCTGGGCAAATCAGCGGCTTTCCGGTGTGACTACGGATAAACTGAATGAAACACAGGCCCAAGCGGCGCTAAAGAAAAACGGCAACACCTTTGAACCTTTCCGCAACGTGGTCATTACCCAGGGCGGTAAAGTGGCTGGCGGTGAGTGGATCGACATTATTCGGTTCCGCGATTGGTTGGAAGAAGAAATCAAGGTTCGTGTGTTCCGGCGGCTGCTGGACAACAAAGTCCCGTATACGGATGGCGGTATCGCGATTATCGAAAACGAGATTCGTGGGGCTCTCCTTTTGGCGCAGCGTCGCGGAGGCCTGGCGCCGACTGAGTATGACGAAGACGGCACTGCGATTCCTGGCTTTACTGTCAGCGTGCCTTTGTCCGCTACTATCAGCGCTAACGACAAGGCGAACCGCTTACTGCAAGACGTGACTTTCAAAGCGCGTCCGTCCGGGGCAATCCATCTGGTAGAAATCAGAGGCACATTGACCTATGACAACATTTAA
- a CDS encoding phage minor head protein, translating into MSRQRQREIVPRRRWLFPMGVEREYVRFTKRLAAAIRESVKEELPRLRDIQKIKQDGAREDIYMMMQSIRSRFKSKVEQLRIDAELRRIAKLASDFNLSQFRSVLRSAVKVDIFVYEPWLADMLNVWAAENARLSEDVPEKIFGEIEGIAARGVMEGASAADLADDILERVDIGERRAKLIARDQVGSLNGDLTRYRQEQVGIESYVWSTSQDSRVRPAHIPRNGKRYKWSEPPFDGHPGKPRLCRCVALPVIDLDRIQYVGMPMPGRR; encoded by the coding sequence ATGAGCCGCCAACGACAGCGTGAGATTGTGCCGCGGCGGCGCTGGCTGTTCCCGATGGGCGTGGAGCGTGAGTATGTTCGTTTTACTAAGCGGCTTGCGGCGGCCATACGGGAGTCAGTTAAAGAAGAATTGCCGAGGTTGCGGGACATCCAAAAAATAAAGCAGGACGGTGCCCGCGAAGACATTTACATGATGATGCAGTCGATTCGGAGCCGGTTTAAGTCCAAAGTGGAGCAGCTTCGCATCGATGCTGAGTTGCGGCGTATTGCTAAATTGGCGAGCGATTTTAATTTAAGCCAGTTTCGATCAGTGCTGCGGTCGGCGGTCAAAGTAGATATCTTTGTGTATGAGCCGTGGTTGGCCGACATGCTTAATGTCTGGGCCGCTGAAAATGCAAGACTATCTGAGGATGTGCCGGAGAAGATTTTTGGAGAAATCGAGGGCATTGCAGCACGCGGCGTCATGGAGGGAGCGTCTGCGGCGGACCTTGCTGACGATATTTTAGAACGTGTCGATATTGGCGAGCGCAGGGCCAAGCTGATTGCCAGGGACCAAGTCGGAAGCCTAAACGGCGACCTAACGCGGTACCGGCAAGAACAAGTAGGGATTGAGTCGTATGTATGGAGCACGTCTCAAGATTCCCGCGTGCGCCCCGCTCATATTCCGCGAAACGGAAAACGGTACAAGTGGAGCGAGCCGCCATTTGACGGCCATCCAGGCAAACCGCGCCTGTGCCGGTGCGTGGCTCTTCCTGTAATTGATTTGGACCGCATTCAATACGTGGGCATGCCGATGCCGGGAAGGAGGTGA
- a CDS encoding DUF2213 domain-containing protein: protein MVQRFDRFEIQATKTPEGFIQDSPVIGRVGILEYRQPDGSIRKELRPPEEAFHADSLATLKGKPVTVGHPGLVRADNVKAVQPIGTVLTEGRQDGEFIRADVVIYNLDTNGRELSCGYSLDTEETPGEWNGQPYQAIQRNIRYNHLAVVPQGRAGPVARLNMDGSQEYEFEEEPKKMPKIRLDSGLEYEAAPEVIVAFEKLRTDHAAATTAQKDLQTRLDTTEAAKDALQAKADGHAAELEKARKDAADELSEAVKARVAILQTAADYHVDKADEMNDRQIKEAVIKAARGDSALDLSQKSDAYIEAAFDLAMEDGAKRMDAMSQQRKTVNDKQTEQQRKDGVTSAAEARQRMIEAQKSAYEGGKE, encoded by the coding sequence TTGGTACAAAGATTTGATCGGTTTGAAATTCAGGCAACCAAAACACCAGAGGGATTTATCCAAGACTCGCCGGTTATCGGGCGGGTCGGTATCTTAGAGTACCGGCAGCCGGACGGCAGTATTCGTAAAGAACTGCGGCCGCCGGAAGAAGCCTTTCATGCTGACAGCCTGGCGACGCTGAAAGGAAAGCCGGTAACCGTTGGGCATCCGGGGCTTGTCCGGGCAGATAACGTTAAAGCGGTGCAGCCGATTGGCACGGTACTGACAGAAGGGCGCCAGGACGGCGAATTTATTCGCGCCGATGTGGTTATTTACAACCTAGACACCAACGGGCGGGAGTTGTCCTGCGGTTACTCGCTGGATACCGAAGAGACGCCTGGCGAGTGGAACGGTCAGCCATATCAAGCAATCCAGCGGAATATCCGTTACAACCACCTGGCAGTCGTACCTCAGGGGCGAGCCGGTCCTGTGGCTAGGCTCAATATGGACGGTAGCCAAGAATATGAATTTGAGGAGGAACCAAAGAAAATGCCTAAAATCAGATTGGACAGTGGGCTTGAGTATGAAGCAGCCCCAGAAGTTATCGTGGCTTTTGAAAAGCTACGCACGGACCATGCCGCTGCAACGACAGCGCAAAAAGATTTACAAACCCGATTAGATACTACGGAAGCGGCGAAGGATGCGCTGCAGGCTAAAGCAGATGGACATGCGGCGGAACTAGAAAAAGCCCGCAAGGATGCTGCTGACGAACTGAGCGAAGCGGTTAAAGCCCGCGTAGCCATCTTGCAAACCGCTGCCGACTACCATGTCGACAAAGCTGACGAAATGAACGACCGCCAAATCAAAGAAGCTGTTATCAAAGCCGCTCGAGGGGATTCCGCACTGGATTTAAGCCAGAAGTCGGACGCCTACATCGAAGCGGCTTTTGATTTGGCGATGGAAGACGGCGCTAAGCGCATGGATGCTATGAGCCAGCAGCGTAAGACGGTCAATGACAAGCAGACCGAACAGCAGCGCAAAGATGGTGTTACCAGCGCAGCCGAGGCTCGGCAGCGCATGATTGAAGCGCAGAAAAGCGCATACGAAGGAGGTAAAGAATAA
- a CDS encoding DUF1073 domain-containing protein — MNLRLDGFQNAVLGHGMRNKDPAAHFSFENRPILTDHLLGQMYLGSALIRKIIRLPAEEAVKNWIEVEGDEEELALQSLDDLGAEEHFANAVSWARLYGGSVVLLLANDGGTLEDPLDENRIRRVESLRVYDRTQVTWNEAVLYEDPTNKQYGQPQYYQVNPIGGIPYLVHESRLLRFVGDPLPDFYRLQYQNWGLPVLQGMWDELFHNGHSQSLAIKVMERMSQGILRLDGMLGVLMQEGGDAEVQKRLQMIDMGRSILNTIAIDGKDDFDIKNMSLTQIPELLDRFGQTLAAAANIPFTLLFGRSPAGMNATGQSDLENFYNSVRQLQKRQIKPNLDKLVRLIMLSKDGPFHSRQPEAWCIEFQPLWLPSEKERAETEKLQADAAKARADAASVYVGASALDPAELRKKLADDGEYDIDASLVPIEPTEEEMTDEPPTTA; from the coding sequence TTGAATTTGAGGTTAGATGGATTTCAAAACGCCGTGCTCGGTCACGGCATGCGGAATAAAGACCCGGCCGCGCATTTCTCTTTTGAGAATCGGCCAATTTTAACGGACCATCTTTTGGGGCAGATGTATTTGGGCAGCGCCCTTATTCGGAAAATTATCCGGCTGCCGGCGGAAGAAGCCGTGAAGAATTGGATTGAGGTTGAAGGTGACGAAGAAGAGCTTGCGCTGCAGTCACTGGATGACTTGGGAGCCGAGGAGCATTTCGCTAATGCGGTAAGCTGGGCGCGGTTATACGGAGGCTCCGTGGTTTTGCTTTTAGCAAATGACGGTGGCACGCTGGAAGATCCGCTCGACGAAAACCGCATCAGGCGAGTGGAAAGCCTGCGGGTATATGACCGGACACAGGTTACTTGGAATGAGGCGGTGCTTTACGAGGACCCGACCAACAAGCAATACGGCCAGCCGCAGTACTACCAGGTGAACCCTATAGGTGGTATCCCGTATCTGGTCCATGAGAGCCGCCTGTTGCGGTTTGTGGGAGATCCGCTGCCAGACTTTTACCGGCTACAGTATCAAAACTGGGGGCTGCCGGTATTGCAGGGAATGTGGGACGAACTTTTTCACAACGGCCACTCGCAAAGCCTTGCCATCAAAGTCATGGAGCGCATGAGTCAGGGCATACTGAGGTTGGATGGCATGCTGGGCGTGCTGATGCAAGAGGGCGGGGACGCCGAGGTGCAAAAGCGGCTGCAAATGATTGACATGGGCCGCAGCATTCTCAACACCATCGCTATAGATGGAAAAGACGATTTCGACATCAAGAACATGAGCCTAACACAAATCCCGGAGCTTCTTGACCGGTTTGGCCAAACGCTGGCTGCTGCTGCCAATATTCCTTTTACGCTTCTATTTGGGCGCTCTCCGGCAGGGATGAACGCGACTGGACAAAGCGACCTTGAGAATTTTTATAACTCAGTACGGCAACTGCAGAAACGGCAAATCAAGCCGAACCTGGATAAATTGGTGCGACTGATTATGCTGTCTAAGGACGGTCCGTTCCATAGCCGCCAGCCGGAAGCCTGGTGCATTGAGTTTCAGCCTTTATGGCTGCCCAGCGAAAAAGAACGCGCCGAGACAGAAAAACTGCAAGCCGATGCAGCCAAAGCCCGGGCGGATGCCGCCAGCGTGTATGTGGGTGCCAGCGCTTTGGATCCGGCGGAGTTGCGCAAGAAACTGGCCGATGATGGTGAGTACGACATTGACGCTTCTTTAGTTCCGATTGAACCGACCGAGGAGGAGATGACCGATGAGCCGCCAACGACAGCGTGA
- a CDS encoding DUF2184 domain-containing protein, with protein sequence MIQASQHFDANESMFFARELEQVKAKTYDKKFAELTATRVIPVSSDVNPGAESITYYQYEETGMADIISNYANDLPRADAKGKPFTSVVKGLGAAYGYSVQDVRAARMAGKPLEQRKANAARAAVDQKINKLAYFGDTAHGLVGLFNHPNVTVYTLPADGTGSATTFASKTPDQVLRDLNGMVNKIIDLTAGVETPDTLLLPQAVYGDLATRARSATSDTTILEFFIKNSPYVKNVMPIPECKGAGTAGADLCMMLRRDPDKLTLEIPQMFEQFPPQTKGLEFEIPCHARFGGVIIYYPLSLIKASGC encoded by the coding sequence GTGATCCAAGCGAGCCAGCATTTCGATGCTAATGAAAGCATGTTTTTTGCTCGTGAGCTGGAGCAGGTCAAGGCCAAAACCTACGACAAAAAGTTTGCGGAGCTGACTGCGACGCGAGTTATTCCTGTATCGAGTGATGTGAACCCTGGTGCGGAAAGCATCACTTACTACCAGTACGAAGAAACCGGCATGGCGGACATCATCAGCAACTACGCCAATGATTTGCCGCGGGCTGACGCTAAAGGAAAGCCGTTTACTTCCGTAGTGAAGGGCCTTGGCGCTGCCTACGGCTATTCGGTGCAGGACGTTCGTGCTGCTCGCATGGCAGGCAAACCTTTGGAGCAGCGCAAGGCTAATGCGGCCCGCGCGGCAGTGGACCAGAAGATCAACAAGCTGGCTTACTTCGGCGATACGGCGCATGGACTGGTTGGCTTGTTTAACCATCCCAACGTCACCGTGTACACCCTGCCGGCGGATGGTACCGGATCTGCGACGACTTTTGCCAGCAAAACACCGGACCAAGTCCTTCGCGACCTGAATGGCATGGTCAATAAAATTATTGACCTGACCGCAGGCGTGGAAACGCCGGACACTCTATTGCTGCCGCAGGCGGTCTATGGTGATTTGGCTACTCGGGCGCGGTCGGCGACTTCCGACACGACCATCTTGGAGTTTTTCATCAAGAACAGCCCCTACGTCAAGAATGTTATGCCGATTCCTGAGTGCAAGGGAGCCGGCACGGCAGGAGCTGACTTGTGCATGATGCTCCGCCGCGATCCGGACAAGCTGACCCTGGAAATTCCCCAGATGTTTGAGCAATTTCCGCCTCAGACCAAGGGGCTTGAGTTTGAAATCCCTTGCCACGCTCGCTTCGGCGGCGTCATTATCTATTATCCGCTGAGTCTTATCAAAGCCAGCGGCTGCTAA
- the dcm gene encoding DNA (cytosine-5-)-methyltransferase, with protein MALKMLSLFSGIGGIDIAAQWAGIETVAFCEIEPYAVSVLKKRFPGVPVYGDVRKISKETLEEDGISKVDIVCGGFPCQPFSVAGSRKGQEDDRYLWPEMLRIVGELKPRWVLGENVAGLLSITDVSGRRGGNFWNHSLRLGRAWVSCRMVVLWRWRYRGAAPKRQGVSHGQLRQLLIFLLQV; from the coding sequence GTGGCACTTAAAATGTTATCCCTCTTCTCCGGTATTGGCGGCATTGACATTGCTGCTCAGTGGGCTGGAATTGAGACGGTGGCTTTTTGCGAGATAGAGCCTTATGCGGTTAGCGTACTGAAAAAGAGATTTCCGGGGGTGCCGGTTTATGGCGATGTCAGAAAGATTAGTAAAGAAACGCTCGAAGAAGATGGCATATCAAAAGTCGATATTGTCTGCGGTGGATTTCCTTGTCAACCGTTTAGCGTCGCCGGTAGCAGAAAAGGGCAAGAAGATGACCGCTACTTATGGCCTGAGATGCTTCGCATTGTGGGAGAACTCAAACCGCGGTGGGTATTGGGCGAAAATGTTGCAGGACTCTTGTCAATTACTGATGTTTCCGGGAGACGGGGGGGGAACTTTTGGAACCATTCTCTGCGACTTGGCCGCGCTTGGGTATCGTGTCGGATGGTCGTGCTATGGAGATGGCGATATCGGGGCGCCGCACCAAAGAGACAGGGTGTTTCTCATGGCCAACTCCGACAACTGCTGATATTTTTACTGCAAGTTTAA
- a CDS encoding DUF4054 domain-containing protein, producing the protein MSELQVFRLLCPEFSAKTDEEVLAMMELARPHVSALRFGVFYGQAVALRAGHMFAMQAMVAACGSTSAAVTGGQILSEKEGDLQVTYAQSANSATSDDTLARTFYGRELASLAKRCIVTAMNRMGE; encoded by the coding sequence ATGAGTGAGCTGCAGGTTTTCCGGCTGCTTTGCCCTGAGTTTTCCGCAAAAACTGACGAGGAAGTCCTTGCCATGATGGAACTAGCCAGACCGCACGTTTCGGCGTTGCGGTTTGGCGTTTTTTATGGGCAGGCGGTGGCGTTGCGTGCTGGTCACATGTTTGCGATGCAAGCAATGGTGGCAGCGTGCGGATCCACGTCGGCGGCGGTAACCGGCGGGCAGATTCTGTCGGAAAAAGAAGGAGACTTGCAAGTCACGTATGCGCAGTCGGCTAACTCGGCAACGTCCGATGATACGTTAGCCCGTACCTTTTACGGACGAGAGCTTGCGTCGCTTGCCAAGCGGTGCATAGTGACGGCCATGAACCGCATGGGGGAGTGA
- a CDS encoding terminase small subunit — translation MAEKHELALNDYLLGMAYKDIASKYGVSENTVKSWRKRHNWSRDKVAKKEQKRGAPFAPLKKKKGCTPKSRGEPEHEKELSEQEQLFCYHYVRTWNATQAALLAGYGNGNKASAAVLGCRLMQRERIKAEVDRLKLLFRQAIHVDIQDFLTFCMKIIGADMGDYLKFGAIERLVYDDKGPVKDEDTGEYLKEPVSMVMLGESEQLDTSVITEVKQGKDGISIKLADKKWAWEQVIKYFDWLPDKWRRKVEAEKLELERRKVDLAEKNAGDSGGPAEAPTFVDDLGSDDDGED, via the coding sequence GTGGCTGAGAAGCACGAGCTGGCGCTGAATGATTATCTGCTAGGGATGGCGTACAAGGACATAGCATCCAAGTACGGCGTCTCGGAAAATACCGTCAAGTCATGGCGGAAGCGACACAATTGGAGCCGCGATAAAGTTGCCAAAAAAGAACAGAAAAGGGGTGCACCCTTTGCACCCCTAAAAAAGAAAAAAGGGTGCACCCCTAAAAGCAGGGGCGAACCAGAGCATGAGAAAGAGCTGTCCGAACAGGAACAGCTCTTTTGTTATCACTACGTCCGGACGTGGAATGCGACCCAGGCAGCGCTGCTGGCTGGGTATGGGAACGGGAATAAAGCATCTGCTGCAGTGCTTGGCTGTCGATTGATGCAGCGAGAGCGGATCAAGGCCGAGGTAGACCGATTGAAATTGCTATTCCGCCAAGCAATCCACGTCGACATTCAGGACTTTTTGACGTTCTGCATGAAAATTATCGGCGCTGACATGGGCGACTATCTTAAGTTCGGCGCTATCGAACGTCTTGTATATGATGACAAAGGCCCTGTGAAAGACGAGGATACCGGAGAATATCTGAAAGAACCCGTTAGCATGGTAATGCTGGGAGAAAGCGAGCAGTTAGACACTTCGGTCATTACCGAAGTGAAGCAGGGGAAAGACGGCATCAGCATAAAGCTTGCCGACAAGAAGTGGGCGTGGGAGCAGGTTATCAAGTACTTCGATTGGTTACCGGATAAGTGGCGCCGCAAAGTTGAAGCGGAAAAACTGGAACTTGAGCGCCGAAAGGTCGATCTTGCTGAGAAAAATGCTGGTGACTCTGGCGGCCCAGCAGAAGCGCCGACCTTTGTCGATGATTTAGGGAGCGATGACGATGGCGAAGATTAA